ttacaacttgatcattgccattctggtaacagcaaatttataacgggctgtgtccgcgacgtacaacacacgacgagaaatgtttaaatgaccatgttctgttggctaatacagagcccaacgtgcgcaaaaaaaaaaaacggtccccaaaaaaaaaaggtcccaaccccccccccaaaaaaaaaacaacaagaaggcccgggggggcgccagcagggggtttcgcctggggagtaaatcactctaggatctccactgtttacaaattgtcacagtcgcttgtgaGTGTGGGAGCTTTACATCTCGGATGTGTGGcattatgttgtcttgacagccatgcaatatcgtaaaccatattcaacccctgttctccattgggtagagtgacgtaatacatgttggataagcgatatgctaacaatattgcatgctatcaaaccaaataaatgaaaaccactagaagagaatagaatacatgtttttattccatcgaaaaagtgtcctgtatgtataataatacagaACATGAGAGTAATACCACAATAACAGGTGATTTCAAACCGAGGTTCTGTATTGCAGCTGTGTTAACTCAGAGAGGGCTTCATAATTAATCTCATGTGGCTCTGCTTTCAGAAACATTGTTTTATAGGTAACTAGTATAGCCTATGGTTTATAATTTAACCCAAACAAAATtaataattcttttttttaaggtCACATTTGTCTTCTTCTGTAGACTTGGACATACTCCTGATAGTGTTGTGTTTCTGCATGCTCTCCTCCCAGTTCTCGCCACAGAACCGTTCAACCTTCACACTCTTTACAGTTCCAGGATCCAGGCAATGTGGAGCCACACCTAGAATTAAAACATGACATGTAATACGTCTACACAAGTATATTGCCCCTTATAGAcgtcacatacactaccgttcaaaagtttggggtcacccagacaattttgtgttttccgtgaaaagtcacacttttatttaccaccataagttgtaaaatgaatagaaaatatagtcaagacatttttctggccatttaatcgaccccacgaattaatgtgatgctccagaaactcaatctgctcaaaggaaggtcagttttatagcttctctaaagagctcaactgttttcagctgtgctaacatgattgtacaagggttttctaatcatccattagccttctgaggcaatgagcaaacacattgtaccattagaacactggagtgatagttgctggaaatgggcctctatacacctatggagatattgcaccaaaaaccagacatttgcagctagaatagtcatttaccacattagcaatgtatagagtggatttctgattagtttaaagtgatcttcattgaaaagaacagtgcttttctttcaaaaataaggacatttcaaagtgaccccaaacttttgaacggtagtgtaatctaATGATTCAACACAACGATTGTCCATGAGCAAATCTGCTTGCAAACCAAGAATATGTTTGCGTTAAGGTCATATCTCAATAACTGCCTAATCTTTCATCACAGTTCACAATATTACAATTTGTACCACAGCAGACACTGAGATTAGCAATAACTGGATTAAAATCGTACTGTTATGTAacaatttatttaacatttacggaAAGTTTCCAATGTCAGCACTTTCTAAAAGTCTCCAGAGGCAAGTTTTCAGGTCGGAGGAGTTTGTGCTTTTCTCGTTAATAAGCTGTGTGTTGTTCTGTGCTTTGAATATCTGAGTCATACATTTTGATATGCTGTAATCATGTGCTTAAGTGTTGTCCCGTCTCTACTGACACCCATATTATTTTCCTAATTCGGAAACAAGTGCATGTCTGAGTGTGTGGTGTTGTGTTCTGTGACCTACCAAAGCCGTCAGGATTCGATCTGGGGATGTAGAAACTTTGCACACCACATATCTTGCAAAACATGTGCTTGGCTGTGTGTGTATTGAATGTGTACGTGGTTATGTTCTCCGAGCCCTGAAACATGAGTCAACCAGTCAATAAAGTTTTTCCTCAGTGAATGAAAAATATCTGTTCAACAATAATTTGGTGACACAGGTATAATCACAAACATTATAGTTCAAGTATGTTCTCGAAACCTCCAGCTACTGCTGACTGTTTATGGACCGATATCATTATTGCTCTTTTTTTGTatgaatgtactgtatatattgtgGATCAGTATACATTTAACTAATGTTATACAATAGCGTTGTTGTTTTTTATAAAACACACGCAGTTAGAAACATTTCACCTGAAAGTTTTAacagaaaaaaatacataatGGCTTTTGACACAGTATCCCTGGTCATGCGTTAAATGCTGCAATGCCAGATTTATCTGTAGATTAGCGAATCAAGGACTTTTCAAAGACAGAGTTGCCTTTATTTTGTTAGTCAACATGGTAGTAATAATCTTTTGCACTTGATTCTTTTCTTATTTTGACGACTTTGATGGTGTTTGGTACCCTCTAGTAGGTCAAACTCTGAATCGTGACTAGGGATGTAACCCCATTTCAGACCATTTTGGTTTATTCCATGCCAATTGCAGAGGCCACTAAATATGAAAGAGcctgaaaaaaaaactatatatagTCATGGACCCTCCGTGCAGAAAATAAATGCCCCTTTTTGGCAGGCAAGTGAGGTGTCTACTTTCTTTGGAAGGAAAAAACACACACGGGCATGCTTCCAACCACAACTGACAAATAGCTATAAAACAACATAATCCAATCCAATTTATTACTCCACCTGCTTTCCTACTGCTTTTGGACAGTGTTATGGCTCCGCCCACAGGCACTTCCATTCTCACACATTCTAGAAGTTTCTCAATTCTAACTACTTCGCAAcaattacatacagtggtgcttgaaagt
Above is a window of Neoarius graeffei isolate fNeoGra1 chromosome 28, fNeoGra1.pri, whole genome shotgun sequence DNA encoding:
- the cenpv gene encoding centromere protein V; this translates as MEEKRKAEGLVRHTGGCHCGAIRFEVWNAVDLHIFDCNCSICTKKQNRHFIVPKAHFTLLQGSENITTYTFNTHTAKHMFCKICGVQSFYIPRSNPDGFGVAPHCLDPGTVKSVKVERFCGENWEESMQKHNTIRSMSKSTEEDKCDLKKKNY